A section of the Castanea sativa cultivar Marrone di Chiusa Pesio chromosome 12, ASM4071231v1 genome encodes:
- the LOC142621161 gene encoding F-box protein CPR1-like — protein sequence MGRSDLPQEMVEDILSRLPAKSLKRFSCVNKSWSTLFQDPCFIAKHQHLSQKNWSIFAYGVDCEADKPVVFLHPNLDDDAADDDFDSRGIILESPFLEEPKQSEEIVGSCINGIICLKYCVEHNNIHDFALWNPAFRELKVLPSLPIHFPSNVDYEDVGSAFGYDSNSNDFKVITILSYWNDPGYTVPWDPSVIMHTHVEVYTLSINSWRQVDCDTVSHINFPAPFGEIYLNGVYHWCGTAPGIAKDYDVIVSFDMRNEVFGILSTPNLSDILDPAYVWEALAVLGNCVALVVFDSRPTDKIFHIWVMREYGIKESWTKQYVIGPFSGITNIVGFELQILLLGDKILMVEDNGQVVVYNLSAQKIKNLRVGGLPSLFRASQIMVYEESLVSIMG from the coding sequence ATGGGAAGATCTGATTTACCTCAGGAAATGGTGGAGGACATCCTTTCAAGGCTTCCGGCGAAATCTTTAAAGCGATTCAGTTGCGTAAACAAGTCATGGTCTACCCTTTTCCAAGACCCATGTTTTATTGCCAAACACCAGCATTTGTCTCAAAAGAATTGGAGTATTTTCGCGTACGGCGTAGACTGTGAGGCCGATAAGCCTGTGGTGTTCTTGCATCCTAATCTTGATGATGATGCAGCTGATGATGATTTTGATTCTAGAGGAATCATTCTGGAATCGCCGTTTTTAGAAGAGCCAAAGCAAAGCGAGGAAATAGTGGGATCTTGTATCAACGGCATAATTTGTCTGAAATATTGTGTTGAACATAATAATATCCATGACTTCGCCTTATGGAATCCGGCATTCAGAGAATTGAAGGTGCTTCCATCACTTCCTATCCACTTTCCATCTAATGTTGACTACGAAGACGTTGGTTCTGCATTTGGTTATGATTCCAACTCTAACGACTTCAAGGTAATTACAATTCTCTCCTATTGGAACGATCCTGGCTACACAGTCCCATGGGACCCTAGCGTGATTATGCATACACATGTCGAGGTTTACACCCTAAGTATTAATTCTTGGAGGCAAGTCGACTGTGACACCGTTTCTCATATCAATTTTCCTGCTCCATTTGGTGAAATATACTTGAATGGAGTTTATCATTGGTGTGGTACTGCCCCTGGTATTGCCAAGGATTACGACGTCATTGTATCCTTTGACATGAGAAATGAGGTGTTTGGAATTTTAAGCACGCCGAATTTGAGCGATATTTTGGATCCTGCATATGTTTGGGAGGCTTTAGCTGTCCTAGGCAATTGTGTTGCTTTGGTTGTTTTCGATTCTCGACCGACAGATAAAATCTTTCATATTTGGGTGATGCGTGAATATGGCATTAAGGAGTCTTGGACCAAACAATATGTTATTGGACCCTTTTCAGGAATTACGAATATAGTCGGTTTCGAGCTCCAGATTCTTCTTTTAGGTGACAAGATTCTTATGGTGGAGGACAATGGACAAGTAGTCGTGTATAACTTGAGTgctcaaaaaattaagaatcttCGAGTTGGAGGGCTTCCAAGCTTGTTTAGAGCTTCACAGATTATGGTTTATGAGGAGAGTCTAGTTTCAATTATGGGTTGA